One segment of Carassius auratus strain Wakin chromosome 2, ASM336829v1, whole genome shotgun sequence DNA contains the following:
- the LOC113038231 gene encoding helicase with zinc finger domain 2-like → MVEGNPKLVTPVNKKITRIRIVQTKPDMGIIEIRQYKCGRWERKEFVNIAKNQMLKVKVIKWENEKTHPLGVVTNVIPECDAWDEMLDIEFGCKDTPPPLKLQEPEDDKVLHRTNLSDIITFTIDPPSAEDLDDAISVREINCDCYQIGIHITDVASCISKDSEQDKFARERGKTIYTPEKGDVAFLFSRELSNDHLSILPKKKRKAISLLIDIDKKTSHILNLDFSETLIISDRRMSYEEADQIIQKYCSDDSEPLRFSCVEDCVAVAYRFSEEHRKCRLEDVWPFGRQAGQSCSHAMVEELMNLYNSAAAEKLISTDVTRDLTPLRCHGEPDPEQLTHFKKKYVELIPMSPYFSSICEVDSEHSEEHVWSDPQYENMEHNGTSFNIITSIFKKMEEFAKNKDYYNLMQLISSDEIHPTLIPMVREFRDIQKKAVILRSCSSMDSRLGHYDLRLDAYTWASSPMRRYLDLILQRLLHTTLSKEILKQADYTQVEINRFCQTGMEIEEKYDAAMVQLQKVQFEPKDVVKLAVVNQLTPQGHEFTISFPLHSKLDVISIMYKQLKVVDQPSYNKENNSMTLNWKRRVYSFSETFKNSYPLKPMKNETSVSSNLWKRLVSAMKQQDWVKIKQCLQDMKKGEDKGKESVTSKACSTEQRHHKEPTMELKLGTVVQVQLGTELKDGFSVPVVQLLSVNQRFEICLEHARNPIDCFSKTVCKASKLSYESCKEYQNIWSQLCQIDTAYNALEENNSVILEGVRITWKRDETNLQGFFYLTKTQKKQWSLEFDLCNCFLCIRLRDQKLENSESDPKHMNSSEILDLQGSLPFTWVAHAVTTKPKKQKNGDNQNKIKFQITKISMSYIPPKVFEQGTNFTIEVIPKRIPYLVREHVIENLKRANNLVKNVATNQRLKELNAIPYENIKLDDLDESLNLPRLNRSQQKAVEEAVKKPFTVIQGPPGTGKTVVGIHIVYWFFKKNQDFLASSKSFKANPDQKPPKKPAILYCGPSNKSVDIVAEQLLKLKGVLKPLRIYCDQMEMRVFPYTGSDLMLCRKSLRDDKPKEELKDITLMYLVRKPEKPYSEQIENYEQNKLKEDEVETYRKLLKDAHKDEIQNYDVVLCTCSSALKPEILAVMDFRQILIDECAMATEPEAFIPLVSYNPQQIVLLGDHQQIRPIVQCALVKNMGMQQSLFERYMDMAKMLDTQYRMHEEICRFPSEEFYEGKLKTGAERGPLYLLNKYGLPTAILFGHVEGKEDSLVVSTEKGNENSVANTEEAKQAVHVACLLINQSRVAPEHIAILTPYNAQVSEIKKTAETKGIGNVTVCTIMKSQGSEWPYVILSTVRSCSISDIESDRPSKAWLGKRLGFVTDPNQVNVAITRAQDGLCILGNSTLLRCCELWNRLLDHYYRAHCVVNPASDIKVKKQRRVTFSL, encoded by the exons ATGGTGGAGGGCAACCCAAAACTTGTTACACctgttaacaaaaaaattacCAGAATACGAATAGTTCAAACTAAGCCTGACATGGGCATAATTGAAATACGACAATACAAGTGTGGACGCTGGGAAAGAAAGGAATTTGTAAACATTGCCAAGAACCAAATGTTGAAAGTCAAGGTTATAAAATGGGAAAATGAGAAAACACACCCTCTCGGAGTTGTCACAAATGTAATTCCAGAGTGTGATGCTTGGGATGAAATGCTAGACATTGAATTTGGCTGTAAAGACACACCTCCACCATTAAAACTACAAGAACCTGAAGACGATAAAGTTTTACACAGGACGAATTTGAGTGACATTATCACTTTCACCATTGACCCACCTTCAGCTGAAGACCTGGATGACGCCATTAGTGTGAGAGAAATAAACTGTGATTGCTATCAGATCGGTATTCACATTACAGACGTCGCGAGTTGCATTTCCAAAGATAGCGAGCAAGACAAATTCGCTAGAGAGCGTGGCAAAACAATTTACACTCCAGAGAAGGGTGATGTGGCATTCTTGTTTTCAAGAGAGCTGAGCAATGACCACTTGAGTATTTTGCCTAAAAAGAAACGGAAGGCAATATCCTTGCTGATAGACATTGACAAGAAAACAAGCCATATACTAAACTTAGATTTTTCTGAAACCCTGATTATATCCGACAGACGGATGTCATACGAAGAGGCTGACCAAATTATTCAGAAGTACTGCTCGGATGACTCTGAGCCTCTGCGGTTCTCTTGCGTGGAGGATTGTGTAGCTGTCGCTTACCGTTTCTCCGAAGAGCACCGAAAATGCAGGCTGGAAGATGTATGGCCGTTTGGGAGGCAGGCTGGGCAAAGTTGCTCTCATGCAATGGTGGAGGAACTAATGAATCTCTATAATAGTGCTGCAGCTGAAAAACTCATATCTACAGACGTCACACGTGATCTCACACCACTGAGGTGCCATGGGGAGCCAGACCCAGAACAACTTACTCATTTTAAGAAGAAATACGTTGAGCTAATTCCCATGTCGCCTTACTTTTCAAGCATTTGTGAAGTAGATTCTGAACATAGTGAAGAGCATGTTTGGTCTGATCCACAATATGAAAATATGGAGCACAATGGCACATCTTTTAACATAATCACATCCATATTTAAAAAGATGGAAGAATTTGCAAAGAACAAAGACTATTATAATCTGATGCAGTTAATTTCTTCAGATGAAATCCATCCGACACTTATCCCTATGGTTCGGGAGTTTCGTGACATTCAAAAGAAAGCGGTCATCCTTAGGTCATGTTCCTCAATGGATTCCAGGTTGGGTCACTATGATTTACGACTGGACGCATACACCTGGGCATCATCTCCAATGAGGCGTTATCTGGACCTTATCTTGCAGAGACTTCTGCACACCACGCTTTCCAAGGAGATCCTAAAGCAAGCTGACTACACTCAAGTTGAGATCAATAGGTTCTGCCAAACTGGCATGGAGATAGAAGAGAAGTATGATGCTGCTATGGTGCAGCTACAAAAGGTTCAGTTTGAACCCAAAGATGTGGTTAAGCTGGCGGTGGTGAACCAGCTCACTCCACAGGGGCATGAATTCACAATATCATTCCCACTACATTCTAAGTTAGACGTCATCAGCATCATGTACAAGCAACTTAAAGTTGTGGATCAGCCAAGTTACAACAAGGAAAATAACTCCATGACTCTTAACTGGAAGAGAAGAGTGTATTCATTCAGTGAAACATTCAAGAATTCATATCCGTTAAAGCCCATGAAGAATGAGACATCAGTGTCAAGCAACTTGTGGAAAAGACTGGTGTCTGCCATGAAACAGCAGGATTGGGTTAAGATTAAACAATGCCTACAAGACATGAAAAAAGGAGAGGATAAAGGAAAGGAAAGTGTGACAAGTAAGGCTTGTTCAACAGAACAACGCCATCATAAGGAACCTACCATGGAGCTGAAGTTGGGAACGGTTGTTCAGGTGCAGCTTGGGACTGAACTCAAAGATGGCTTTTCAGTTCCTGTAGTTCAACTTCTCAGTGTTAATCAACGTTTTGAGATTTGTTTGGAGCACGCAAGAAACCCTATTGATTGTTTTTCCAAAACAGTGTGCAAAGCATCAAAGCTTTCCTATGAGAGCTGCAAGGAGTACCAGAACATCTGGAGCCAACTATGTCAGATAGACACCGCTTATAATGCTTTGGAAGAAAATAACAGCGTCATTTTAGAGGGTGTTCGTATAACATGGAAAAGAGATGAAACCAATCTCCAAGGGTTCTTTTATCTGACAAAGACTCAGAAAAAACAGTGGTCTCTGGAGTTTGACCTTTGTAACTGCTTCTTATGCATCAGACTAAGAGATCAGAAACTGGAGAACAGTGAGAGTGATCCAAAACATATGAATAGTTCTGAAATTTTAGACCTGCAGGGTTCACTACCTTTTACATGGGTCGCACATGCAGTAACCACCAAACCGAAGAAACAGAAGAATGGAgacaatcaaaacaaaataaaatttcagaTCACGAAAATATCTATGAGTTACATCCCACCCAAGGTTTTTGAACAGGGAACAAACTTCACCATTGAGGTCATTCCCAAAAGAATTCCATATTT GGTTAGGGAACATGTGATTGAAAACTTAAAACGGGCTAATAACCTGGTGAAAAATGTCGCCACAAATCAACGACTCAAAGAACTGAATGCCA TtccatatgaaaatataaaattggaTGATCTGGATGAAAGCCTGAACCTGCCACGTCTGAATCGGAGCCAGCAGAAAGCTGTTGAAGAGGCTGTGAAGAAACCTTTCACAGTGATCCAGGGCCCACCAG GTACTGGAAAAACAGTGGTTGGTATTCACATTGTTTACTGGTTTTTCAAGAAGAACCAAGACTTTTTGGCCTCTTCCAAATCTTTCAAAGCAAACCCTGATCAGAAACCCCCCAAAAAGCCTGCCATCCTCTACTGTGGACCTTCCAACAAGTCTGTGGACATTGTTGCAG AGCAGTTATTGAAACTGAAGGGAGTCCTAAAGCCTCTGAGAATCTACTGTGACCAGATGGAAATGCGTGTATTTCCCTATACAGGCAGTGACCTAATGCTTTGCCGCAAATCCCTCCGAGATGATAAACCAAAAGAAGAGCTCAA GGATATTACACTGATGTACCTTGTTCGTAAACCTGAGAAACCTTATTCGGAACAAATTGAAAACTATGaacagaataaattaaaagaggatGAAGTAGAGAC CTACAGGAAACTGTTGAAGGATGCTCATAAGGATGAGATTCAGAATTATGATGTAGTGTTGTGCACCTGCTCATCAGCGTTGAAACCCGAAATCCTGGCGGTCATGGATTTCCGGCAGATACTCATTGATGAATGTGCCATGGCAACAGAACCAGAGGCCTTCATCCCATTAGTTTCATACAATCCACAGCAG attgttttgCTGGGCGATCATCAACAGATACGGCCAATAGTGCAGTGTGCCCTCGTGAAAAATATGGGCATGCAGCAGTCTCTGTTTGAACGCTACATGGATATGGCCAAAATGCTGGACACGCAGTACAGAATG CATGAAGAAATTTGCAGGTTTCCTTCAGAAGAGTTTTATGAAGGAAAACTGAAAACTGGAGCTGAACGAGGACCCCTCTACCTGCTTAACAAGTACGGACTGCCAACGGCGATCCTGTTTGGCCATGTGGAAGGAAAAGAAGACAGTTTAGTTGTATCCACAGAAAAGGGCAATGAGAACTCAGTGGCCAACACCGAGGAGGCAAAGCAAGCT gtcCATGTGGCGTGTCTGTTGATTAATCAGTCACGTGTGGCACCTGAGCATATTGCAATTCTGACCCCTTACAACGCACAGGTATCAGAGATCAAAAAGACAGCAGAGACGAAGGGTATTGGAAATGTCACTGTTTGCACAATTATGAAAAGCCAAG GAAGTGAGTGGCCATATGTGATCCTCTCTACTGTACGCTCCTGCTCCATATCTGATATAGAAAGCGACAGACCAAGTAAAGCCTGGCTTGGAAAAAGACTTGGATTCGTCACTGATCCAAATCAGGTCAATGTTGCCATAACTCGTGCACAGGATGGACTGTGCATTCTGG GTAATAGTACCCTGTTGAGATGCTGTGAACTTTGGAACAGACTCCTGGATCACTATTACAGAGCGCACTGTGTGGTGAATCCAGCTAGTGACATTAAGGTCAAAAAACAGAGGAGAGTGACGTTCTCACTGTAA